A region from the Flavobacteriales bacterium genome encodes:
- a CDS encoding proline dehydrogenase family protein: MPPPATAAPPQALPDLRDTRTAFAHKSNDDLRRAYWLFKVIGDPWLSAIGGKLTQFALNLHLPIAGLIKATIFRQFCGGETMEGSLDTAAGLKKSRVGTILDYSVEGKDGDEGALDRTVAETVRTIELARQRADIPFCVFKPTGIGRLDIWARMSEGRVLSATEREEWLRVVARMEKICNAAAAANVRVLVDAEESWMQQAIDDITDRMMAQHNRTRAIVYNTVQLYRHDRLAFLKASHQKALSGGYILGVKLVRGAYMEKERARAAELGYTDPIQPDKASSDRDYDAALHYCAGHLDRIHVVVGTHNDESTLLMGRLMNEHGITHNDERVYFAQLLGMSDNLSFNMAAAGFNVAKYVPYGPVREVMPYLLRRAAENTSARGQSGRELALIAQERRRRRNL; encoded by the coding sequence ATGCCTCCACCGGCCACCGCCGCGCCTCCGCAAGCACTGCCCGATCTGCGCGATACGCGCACGGCCTTCGCGCACAAGAGCAACGATGATCTCCGGAGGGCGTATTGGCTGTTCAAGGTCATCGGCGATCCCTGGCTCAGCGCGATCGGCGGCAAGCTGACACAGTTCGCCCTCAACCTGCACCTGCCCATCGCGGGGCTCATAAAGGCCACCATTTTCCGGCAGTTCTGTGGCGGCGAAACCATGGAGGGAAGCCTTGACACCGCAGCGGGACTGAAGAAGAGCCGCGTGGGCACCATCCTCGACTACAGTGTGGAAGGCAAGGACGGGGACGAGGGTGCGCTCGATCGCACCGTGGCGGAAACCGTGCGCACCATCGAGCTGGCCCGGCAGCGCGCGGACATTCCGTTCTGCGTCTTCAAGCCCACCGGCATCGGGCGTTTGGACATCTGGGCGCGCATGAGCGAAGGCCGTGTGCTGAGCGCTACCGAACGGGAGGAGTGGCTGCGCGTGGTGGCACGCATGGAGAAGATCTGCAACGCAGCAGCAGCAGCCAATGTGCGGGTACTGGTGGATGCCGAAGAGAGCTGGATGCAACAGGCCATCGACGATATCACCGATCGCATGATGGCGCAGCACAACCGCACCCGCGCCATTGTTTACAACACCGTGCAGCTTTACCGGCACGACCGCCTGGCCTTCCTGAAGGCAAGCCACCAAAAAGCCTTGAGCGGCGGCTACATCCTCGGCGTGAAGCTCGTGCGGGGCGCGTACATGGAGAAAGAGCGGGCGCGGGCCGCTGAACTGGGCTATACCGATCCCATCCAACCTGACAAAGCGAGCAGCGATCGCGACTACGACGCTGCGCTGCATTACTGCGCCGGGCACCTGGACCGCATCCATGTGGTGGTGGGTACCCACAACGACGAGAGCACCCTGCTCATGGGCCGGTTGATGAACGAACACGGCATAACGCACAACGACGAGCGCGTGTACTTCGCGCAGTTGCTGGGCATGAGCGACAACCTGAGCTTCAACATGGCCGCCGCCGGTTTCAACGTGGCCAAGTACGTGCCCTATGGCCCTGTGCGCGAGGTGATGCCTTACCTGCTGCGCCGCGCGGCCGAGAACACAAGCGCACGTGGGCAGAGCGGCCGCGAACTGGCGTTGATCGCTCAGGAGCGCAGGCGGAGAAGGAACTTGTAG
- the aroB gene encoding 3-dehydroquinate synthase, protein MPKRKQLLEVKAGDHPVFLGGSALDALAGLARTRKGKVFVLCDRNTALHCLPELLGALEGLAPIATVEVEPGEASKSIGTCQGLWEHLLVHEADRHTLLINLGGGVVTDLGGFVAGAYKRGIDCVHVPTTLMGMCDAAIGGKSGIDMGGVKNAVGLITGPLGVYVHVPFLRTLGKRELLNGAAEMMKHGLALDAQHWHDLQDAPLHDLDVLAQLISRSVQLKAAVVTADQHENGVRKKLNFGHTIGHALEAHSWESGQRELLHGEAVAIGMIAEAWLSWRMRTIGREELETITARLLSYYKPYPLMASDHHRLLELMRNDKKNTAGGYRCTLLERIGSAQVDVEVSATLMGEAIDHLRHL, encoded by the coding sequence ATGCCCAAACGCAAACAGCTATTGGAGGTCAAGGCTGGAGACCATCCGGTGTTCTTGGGCGGAAGCGCGCTGGATGCTTTGGCCGGTCTGGCCAGGACCCGAAAGGGCAAGGTGTTCGTGCTGTGCGATCGCAATACTGCCCTGCATTGCCTGCCGGAACTGCTTGGCGCATTGGAAGGGCTTGCCCCCATCGCCACAGTGGAGGTGGAACCCGGTGAGGCCAGTAAGAGCATCGGGACCTGTCAGGGATTGTGGGAGCACCTGCTGGTGCACGAAGCCGATCGGCACACATTGCTCATCAACCTCGGCGGAGGGGTGGTCACGGACCTCGGAGGTTTCGTGGCCGGCGCGTACAAGCGCGGCATCGACTGCGTGCACGTGCCCACGACGCTCATGGGCATGTGCGATGCGGCCATCGGGGGCAAGAGCGGTATCGATATGGGAGGGGTGAAGAACGCCGTGGGCTTGATCACGGGTCCGTTGGGCGTGTACGTGCACGTGCCGTTCCTGCGCACGCTGGGCAAACGCGAACTTCTGAACGGTGCCGCGGAGATGATGAAGCACGGCCTCGCCCTGGACGCACAGCACTGGCACGACCTGCAGGATGCGCCGTTGCACGACCTCGACGTGTTGGCCCAGCTCATTTCCCGTAGCGTTCAGTTGAAGGCCGCCGTAGTGACCGCCGACCAGCACGAGAACGGCGTGCGCAAGAAGCTCAACTTCGGGCATACCATCGGCCATGCCCTTGAGGCGCACAGCTGGGAGAGCGGCCAGCGCGAATTGCTCCACGGCGAAGCGGTCGCGATCGGTATGATCGCCGAAGCGTGGCTCAGCTGGCGCATGAGGACCATAGGGCGCGAGGAACTGGAAACAATTACCGCGCGATTGCTTTCGTACTACAAGCCCTACCCGCTCATGGCCTCCGACCATCACCGCTTGCTTGAACTGATGCGCAACGACAAGAAGAACACTGCTGGTGGTTACCGCTGCACACTGTTGGAGCGCATCGGCTCGGCGCAGGTGGATGTGGAGGTGAGCGCCACCTTGATGGGCGAAGCCATCGACCATCTTCGGCACCTCTGA
- a CDS encoding histidine kinase: protein MSAVQRHKLVYWSTQFGAWGMWVIVVAIYDSLDDQPHPGLWKSLLIILATAVGLSHLLRNHIKREEWLEMRIDRALSRILWASMLLGGLSYSLQALTNDLFLPGMPSMLQLSAREVFSLVLNWTIMFVLWSFGYFAYHWFVAHRREEVRNLRLESAMRENELNMLRSQMNPHFIFNAMNSIRALIDEDPATAKQAITQLSGILRNSLLMGRKRSVPLNEELAVVHDYLALERIRFEERLAVEWDIDPATEQCPVPPMMVQTLAENAVKHGIAKLTKGGVIRISAQQGAGEVVLTVSNTGTLDTNVHQRSGTGIGLSNTRKRLALLYGEQAVLSITEHSGMVTTRVSLPQVRIPSLTATPQAVTA from the coding sequence ATGTCCGCTGTGCAACGCCATAAGCTGGTTTATTGGAGCACCCAGTTCGGTGCCTGGGGCATGTGGGTGATCGTGGTGGCCATCTACGACTCCCTGGACGACCAACCTCACCCGGGGCTATGGAAGAGCCTGCTCATCATCCTGGCCACTGCCGTCGGGCTGAGCCACTTGCTGCGCAACCACATCAAACGCGAAGAATGGCTCGAGATGCGCATCGACCGAGCGCTGAGCCGCATACTGTGGGCGTCCATGCTGCTGGGCGGGCTGTCGTACTCCCTGCAAGCGCTCACGAACGACCTGTTCCTGCCCGGCATGCCCAGCATGTTGCAGCTGAGCGCGCGCGAAGTGTTCTCGCTGGTCCTCAACTGGACCATCATGTTCGTGCTGTGGAGCTTCGGCTACTTCGCTTACCACTGGTTCGTGGCGCACCGGCGTGAAGAAGTCCGGAACCTGAGGCTCGAAAGTGCCATGCGCGAGAACGAGCTGAACATGCTGCGCAGCCAGATGAACCCGCACTTTATCTTCAATGCCATGAACAGCATCCGCGCGCTGATCGACGAGGATCCGGCAACCGCAAAACAGGCCATCACGCAGTTGAGCGGCATCCTCCGGAACAGTTTGCTCATGGGCCGCAAGCGCAGCGTGCCCTTGAACGAAGAATTGGCCGTGGTGCATGATTACCTCGCTTTGGAACGCATCCGGTTCGAAGAGCGCCTCGCCGTGGAGTGGGACATCGACCCGGCCACTGAACAATGCCCCGTGCCGCCCATGATGGTGCAAACACTTGCCGAGAACGCCGTGAAGCATGGCATCGCGAAGCTCACCAAAGGCGGCGTTATCCGGATCAGCGCGCAGCAAGGTGCAGGCGAAGTGGTGCTTACCGTGAGCAATACCGGTACGCTGGACACCAACGTGCACCAGCGCTCGGGCACCGGCATCGGCCTCAGCAACACGCGCAAACGCCTGGCCTTGCTCTACGGTGAACAGGCCGTGCTTTCCATCACCGAACACAGCGGCATGGTCACCACACGGGTGAGCCTGCCGCAGGTCCGCATCCCGTCACTCACCGCAACCCCACAAGCCGTTACCGCATGA
- a CDS encoding response regulator transcription factor: MKALIVDDERLARKELMSLLAKHPEVEIVGEAANADDAEKLVAELRPDLLFLDINMPGRDGFQLLEALDPAPHVIFVTAYDEHALRAFKVNALDYVMKPVEPQLLEAALNKVPRITEEGSPQRDILRADDQIFLRDGEKCWFCTLKDVRYFQSEGNYVRVFFNDQKPMVLRSLNTLEKRLDPLVFFRTSRKHIINLQWVEKIEPWFNGGLMVKLKTGEQVEVSRRQGARFKDLLSL; this comes from the coding sequence ATGAAAGCCCTGATCGTTGACGATGAACGCCTTGCGCGCAAGGAACTGATGAGCCTCTTGGCCAAACACCCCGAAGTGGAGATCGTGGGCGAAGCGGCCAACGCCGATGACGCCGAGAAACTGGTGGCCGAACTGCGGCCCGACCTCTTGTTCCTCGACATCAACATGCCCGGCCGCGATGGCTTCCAATTGCTCGAAGCGCTTGACCCCGCACCGCACGTGATCTTCGTTACGGCCTACGATGAACACGCCTTGCGCGCCTTCAAGGTGAACGCCTTGGATTACGTGATGAAACCCGTGGAGCCACAGCTCCTCGAGGCCGCGCTGAACAAGGTGCCGCGTATCACCGAGGAAGGCTCGCCGCAGCGCGACATCCTCCGCGCCGACGATCAGATCTTCCTGCGCGATGGTGAGAAGTGCTGGTTCTGCACGCTGAAGGACGTGCGTTACTTCCAGAGCGAAGGCAACTACGTGCGCGTGTTCTTCAACGACCAGAAACCCATGGTGCTGCGCAGCCTGAACACCTTGGAGAAGCGCCTCGACCCGCTCGTCTTCTTCCGCACCAGCCGCAAGCACATCATCAACCTGCAATGGGTGGAGAAGATCGAACCATGGTTCAACGGCGGGCTGATGGTGAAGCTGAAGACCGGCGAGCAAGTGGAGGTGAGCCGCAGGCAGGGCGCCCGCTTCAAGGACTTGCTGAGCCTGTAA
- a CDS encoding sigma-70 family RNA polymerase sigma factor, with amino-acid sequence MNEHEAISQARQGDQRAFAWLVRQYQHMVYTAVHRILRDREGSEEAAQDTFVKAYQNLGTYQGGSKFSTWLFSIAYRTAISQLRKRREATGSVDDLGVHEPAAVEVSRVEQGDRAAALERALAELPAEDAAVVSFYYLEEMSVEEIVTATGLGASNVKVKLHRSRKRLMDILQRELKEETWTLIVD; translated from the coding sequence GTGAACGAGCATGAAGCCATATCGCAAGCGCGCCAGGGCGATCAGCGTGCCTTCGCGTGGCTGGTCCGCCAGTACCAGCACATGGTGTACACGGCGGTGCACCGCATCCTGCGCGATCGCGAAGGATCTGAGGAAGCCGCGCAGGACACCTTCGTGAAGGCCTACCAGAACCTGGGCACCTACCAGGGCGGCAGCAAGTTCAGTACGTGGCTCTTCAGCATCGCCTACCGCACGGCCATCTCGCAATTGCGCAAGCGGCGCGAGGCCACCGGATCGGTGGACGACCTGGGGGTGCACGAACCGGCCGCGGTGGAGGTGAGCCGCGTGGAGCAGGGCGACCGGGCCGCGGCCCTGGAGCGCGCACTGGCCGAACTGCCCGCCGAGGACGCGGCCGTGGTGAGCTTCTATTACCTGGAGGAGATGAGCGTGGAGGAGATCGTAACCGCCACGGGTTTGGGTGCGTCCAATGTGAAAGTGAAGCTGCACCGCAGCCGCAAACGGCTGATGGACATCTTGCAGCGCGAACTGAAGGAGGAAACATGGACGCTCATCGTCGATTGA
- a CDS encoding GIY-YIG nuclease family protein has protein sequence MVRIHQYWVYILTNAGHSMFYVGVTNDLHRRVHEHRAMEDKESFTARYRVLKLVYYERHQWINEAIAREKKVKRWGKEWKRDLVNGMNPEWKDLLVDFRE, from the coding sequence ATGGTCCGCATCCATCAATACTGGGTGTACATCCTCACGAACGCGGGGCACTCCATGTTTTATGTCGGGGTCACGAACGACCTGCACCGACGCGTCCACGAACACCGAGCGATGGAGGACAAGGAGTCCTTCACTGCTCGTTACCGCGTGCTGAAGCTCGTGTACTACGAACGCCACCAATGGATCAACGAAGCCATTGCCCGCGAGAAGAAAGTGAAGCGATGGGGCAAGGAATGGAAGAGGGACCTGGTCAATGGGATGAACCCGGAGTGGAAGGACCTCTTAGTGGACTTTCGTGAATGA
- the tpx gene encoding thiol peroxidase, whose translation MPQPPFHGPLPQPGTIAPTLRYVKQDRTEARLADHKGEVVVLIAFPSVDTSTCALETRTFNQRATGLGATVLSISMDLPFALKRFCAAEGIDKVVTGSDFRYRDCARVWGAELMEGKLANTLGRITWVIDPQGIIRHCEAAPELGAEPDYEAAIAVVKGLL comes from the coding sequence ATGCCCCAACCTCCTTTCCACGGCCCGCTTCCCCAACCCGGCACCATTGCGCCCACGCTCCGTTACGTGAAGCAGGATCGCACCGAAGCGCGCCTTGCCGATCACAAGGGCGAGGTGGTGGTGCTCATCGCGTTCCCCAGTGTCGACACCAGCACTTGTGCGCTGGAGACGCGCACCTTCAATCAGCGCGCGACCGGTCTTGGCGCCACGGTGCTGTCCATCAGCATGGACCTGCCCTTCGCGCTGAAGCGGTTCTGTGCCGCCGAAGGCATCGACAAGGTGGTAACGGGCAGCGACTTCCGCTACCGCGATTGCGCGCGCGTGTGGGGCGCGGAACTCATGGAAGGCAAGTTGGCCAACACGCTGGGCCGCATCACATGGGTCATCGACCCGCAAGGCATCATCCGCCATTGCGAAGCAGCACCCGAGCTCGGCGCCGAACCCGACTACGAGGCGGCCATCGCCGTGGTGAAGGGGTTGCTGTGA
- a CDS encoding alanine dehydrogenase has translation MTAHSELIRQLASEVALLPQEQALETRRKKQNLFIGIPKEVSFQEHRVPLTPAAVGVLTGRGHDVVMERGVGKAVQFQDSDYTEAGAMLVDSAEEVFKADIILKVAPPSTQEIGMLRPKQLLIAALQMTVQPKDALKQMMQKRVHAVAWDFIKDREGIYTVIRTMGEIAGNTSILIASEYLGTDKGGPGLMLGGISGVAPTNVVILGAGTVGEFATRAALGLGASVKVFDKSIYRLRRMQSDLATRIYTSVIQPDELKHALTNADVVIGALRPEHGRTPMVVTSDMVQCMKSGAVIVDVSIDRGGCFETSRVTTHTDPVYKEYGVIHYCVPNIASRVPRTASYALSNIFSPLLLNMGDQGGFEELIKKDLGLRHGVYLYNGSLTSEILSEAFKLPYTDLNLMLAAFGQ, from the coding sequence ATGACCGCCCATAGCGAACTCATCCGGCAACTGGCCAGCGAGGTGGCCCTGCTCCCGCAAGAGCAAGCGCTGGAAACACGCCGCAAGAAGCAGAACCTCTTCATCGGCATTCCCAAAGAAGTCTCTTTCCAAGAGCACCGCGTGCCGCTGACCCCCGCCGCTGTGGGGGTCCTCACCGGTCGCGGTCACGACGTGGTGATGGAGCGTGGGGTAGGCAAGGCCGTGCAGTTCCAGGACAGCGACTACACTGAGGCCGGGGCCATGCTGGTGGACAGCGCCGAAGAGGTTTTCAAGGCGGACATTATCTTAAAGGTGGCGCCGCCCAGCACGCAAGAGATCGGTATGCTGCGGCCCAAGCAGCTGCTCATCGCCGCCCTGCAGATGACCGTGCAGCCCAAGGATGCCCTGAAGCAGATGATGCAGAAACGCGTGCATGCCGTGGCGTGGGATTTCATCAAGGACCGCGAAGGCATCTACACCGTGATCCGCACCATGGGCGAGATAGCGGGCAACACCAGCATCCTGATCGCCAGCGAATACCTGGGCACCGACAAGGGCGGTCCGGGGCTCATGCTCGGCGGCATCAGCGGTGTGGCGCCCACCAATGTGGTGATCCTGGGCGCGGGCACCGTGGGCGAGTTCGCCACACGGGCCGCGCTGGGCCTGGGTGCCAGCGTGAAGGTGTTCGACAAGAGCATCTACCGCCTGCGCCGCATGCAGAGCGACCTGGCCACGCGCATCTACACCAGCGTCATACAACCCGATGAACTCAAACACGCCCTCACCAATGCCGATGTGGTGATCGGTGCGCTACGGCCCGAGCATGGTCGCACGCCCATGGTGGTGACCTCCGATATGGTGCAGTGCATGAAGAGCGGCGCCGTGATCGTGGACGTGAGCATCGACCGTGGCGGCTGTTTCGAAACGAGCCGTGTCACCACGCACACCGATCCCGTGTACAAGGAATATGGTGTGATCCACTACTGCGTGCCCAACATCGCGAGCCGCGTGCCCCGCACGGCCAGCTACGCGCTCAGCAACATCTTCAGTCCGTTGCTATTGAACATGGGTGACCAAGGAGGTTTCGAAGAGCTGATCAAGAAAGACCTCGGCCTGCGCCACGGCGTGTACCTGTACAACGGCTCGCTCACCAGCGAGATCCTCAGCGAGGCTTTCAAGCTGCCCTACACCGATCTGAACTTGATGCTTGCTGCCTTTGGCCAGTGA
- the tsaE gene encoding tRNA (adenosine(37)-N6)-threonylcarbamoyltransferase complex ATPase subunit type 1 TsaE translates to MAYKLISPAEAADVAQAILRDFPQVRVFALHGELGAGKTTLIKGFCRALGVVDSTSSPSFSLVNEYWSAHDGPVYHFDLYRLRDARELEGIGFTEYVDSDAYCFIEWPELADHLLPDGTAYIRIEVEGDHRILTVDPKANGH, encoded by the coding sequence ATGGCTTACAAACTCATCTCGCCTGCCGAAGCTGCGGACGTCGCGCAAGCGATCCTCCGCGACTTTCCGCAGGTGCGCGTCTTTGCGCTGCACGGCGAGCTGGGCGCTGGAAAGACCACCCTCATCAAAGGATTCTGCCGGGCGCTGGGCGTTGTGGACAGCACCAGCAGCCCCAGCTTCTCCTTGGTGAACGAGTACTGGAGCGCCCACGACGGGCCTGTGTACCACTTCGACCTCTACCGCCTGCGCGACGCCCGCGAGCTGGAGGGCATCGGTTTCACCGAATATGTGGACAGCGACGCCTACTGCTTCATCGAGTGGCCCGAGCTGGCCGACCACTTGCTGCCCGATGGCACCGCCTACATCAGAATTGAAGTGGAAGGTGACCACCGTATCTTGACCGTCGATCCAAAAGCCAATGGCCATTAG
- a CDS encoding T9SS type A sorting domain-containing protein, translating to MSRTHFLFSSAILLLLGAWPFIPVRAQSAADRHLRQGAPTAQSSGKALHLRAAGTTLWSEDFEGGLNGWTVNTSAGNVDWQLTTTGNTGGYTPGPLESTTGFPGGQWIVADSDADGSPGTDENTSIMSPAITGFDTVQYMLLSFEQSFRQLNDDETVVEVSGNGGLNWTTYPVNTDVPGNQMTPGAPASQLITLNISDALVGGSSDIRLRFRWISSEGYTYSWQVDDIELTEASDNDLKILSATHAAWDLSEPDFAGLPYTVYPVNEVRELKFRAQLVNNGSQTQHNVRLRATVDGPGGNDAVLYSDPIDVAPAQKDSLFITGWTPPANVGTYYVTYALEQDETEDDPADNEMAREFAVNDFIFARDEGITTGGYDNEGDEYELGNWFHVNDWDNTLYAIDVAVTNQSDVGAPIRGIVYDAERDFLTETDEYFIQAGDLNDDGEANFITLVLPDPLPLEEDADYLVAMHHYGGTEDVFCATSGISMEQTSLILDYTNATWFYVNSTPMVRMNFSPSVGVHAHQRRTGLAVVAMPSAFVDRTTLRMDLERPAAVRIDVRDATGRMVWNQDMGRMGHGQQQVELGLLHLAAGTYTCTVMAGDELTTVRLLKR from the coding sequence ATGAGCCGCACGCATTTCCTCTTTTCATCCGCCATCCTCCTGTTGTTGGGAGCGTGGCCGTTCATTCCAGTTCGCGCCCAAAGCGCCGCCGACCGTCACTTGCGCCAAGGGGCGCCCACCGCGCAGAGCTCAGGCAAGGCGCTGCACCTGCGCGCCGCTGGTACCACCCTGTGGAGCGAAGACTTCGAAGGGGGCCTGAACGGTTGGACCGTGAACACCAGCGCAGGCAACGTGGATTGGCAACTCACGACCACCGGCAACACTGGCGGCTATACGCCCGGCCCGCTCGAAAGCACTACCGGCTTCCCCGGCGGCCAATGGATAGTGGCCGACAGCGATGCCGATGGCTCGCCCGGCACGGACGAGAACACCAGCATCATGAGCCCCGCCATCACCGGCTTCGACACCGTGCAGTACATGCTGCTCAGTTTCGAGCAGAGCTTCAGGCAGCTGAACGACGATGAGACGGTGGTGGAGGTGAGCGGCAACGGGGGCCTCAACTGGACCACCTACCCGGTGAACACCGATGTGCCGGGCAACCAGATGACGCCCGGCGCTCCGGCATCGCAGCTCATCACGCTCAACATCAGCGATGCGCTGGTGGGCGGCAGCAGCGACATACGCCTGCGTTTCCGTTGGATCAGCTCCGAGGGCTACACCTACAGCTGGCAGGTGGACGACATTGAACTGACCGAGGCCAGCGACAACGACCTGAAGATCCTCAGCGCAACGCACGCCGCTTGGGACCTCAGCGAGCCCGACTTTGCCGGCTTGCCCTACACCGTTTACCCGGTGAACGAAGTGCGCGAGCTGAAGTTCAGGGCGCAGCTGGTGAACAACGGTTCGCAGACCCAGCACAACGTGCGCTTGCGCGCCACGGTGGACGGGCCCGGCGGCAACGATGCCGTGCTCTACAGCGATCCCATCGATGTGGCGCCCGCGCAGAAGGACAGCTTGTTCATCACCGGTTGGACACCGCCCGCCAACGTAGGTACGTACTACGTGACCTATGCACTGGAGCAGGACGAAACCGAGGATGATCCCGCCGACAATGAAATGGCGCGCGAGTTCGCCGTGAACGATTTCATCTTCGCCAGGGACGAGGGCATTACCACTGGTGGCTACGACAACGAGGGCGATGAGTACGAACTGGGCAACTGGTTCCACGTGAACGATTGGGACAATACGCTCTACGCCATTGATGTGGCCGTGACCAACCAGAGCGATGTGGGCGCGCCCATCCGCGGAATCGTTTACGACGCCGAGCGCGACTTCTTAACGGAGACGGATGAGTACTTCATCCAGGCCGGCGATCTGAACGATGATGGCGAGGCCAATTTCATCACGCTCGTATTGCCCGATCCACTGCCGCTGGAAGAGGATGCCGACTACCTGGTGGCCATGCACCACTATGGCGGCACCGAGGACGTGTTCTGCGCTACCAGCGGTATCTCAATGGAGCAGACCAGCCTGATCCTGGACTACACGAATGCCACCTGGTTCTATGTGAACAGCACACCCATGGTGCGCATGAACTTCTCGCCGTCGGTCGGCGTGCACGCGCATCAGCGCCGCACGGGCCTCGCAGTGGTGGCCATGCCCAGTGCGTTCGTTGACCGTACCACCCTGCGCATGGACTTGGAGCGGCCGGCCGCAGTGCGCATAGATGTGCGCGATGCCACAGGCCGGATGGTCTGGAACCAGGACATGGGCCGCATGGGCCACGGCCAGCAGCAGGTAGAGCTTGGACTATTGCACCTGGCTGCGGGTACATACACCTGCACGGTGATGGCCGGCGACGAACTGACAACGGTGCGCCTGCTCAAGCGCTAA